ctccctgccttccctcctgagGCTGTTCCTGACCTCTGCCCTCCTGTTTCATGTTCTGCAAGGCGCACACTGTGTCCCCCTTGCTGGAGTTGTCTGGATGCACCTGCCGCCACCCCCTCCCAACCCCTGGGGGTCCtgctctgcttctgtgtgtggcATATATGACACTGTTGTCCCATACTGGAACCCTCCCTTCCAACCCTGGTGATGGCTGCTCCAGGCTGGCTCTCTGGCCCTAGGCTCCTCTGTTATTCCTCTTCTGGTGCAGGCTCAGACTGCAGCTGCTCCCTCTGGCTGGGTGCCTCCCCTCAACCACCTATAGGACATGCCATTCCCCAGATGCCTCAGCCACCCCTTTGCCTTTCCCTGAAAGCTTCCCTTCCAGTTCCTATTCCCAACATTGGCACCATCTCATTATGTTAGttaattactgtagttttgttacctccccccaccccgtcacCCTCTCCAGCTCCTGGTCCTGCCACAATACCCCCCTCAGTGTCCCCTCTGCATGCCCCTTCCTAGCCTGGGGCCTGCCTGGCTTATGCAGCAGCCTTGAATGGAACCcgccatccccaccaccaccgccactGTCTCAGGCACTATCTCAGACTTCTCAAATCCCATCTGCATCCTGCCTCACTTCTCCAAAACCACCATTCATCCCCTTTTCCTCCCATCTGGATCCTTCTCTGGGTGACAGGTCACATGATACAAGAAAACTGCGATTCTGGGTTCTGTTCCTACCCTGCCACTCTTTGCTGTGTGTTCCGGTCAGGTCGTCATACCTCTCTGAACATCAGGTGCCTCACTGTCTAGACCGGGGCTGGGGAGAGCATCTGCCTGCCGTGGCATCATGAGGTTGGGGCACTGGAGTACTTGAGGGTTTGGAGCTGAAGACTTAGCCCCTCTCTGCCCTGTGGCCCCTGGACAGGACAAATCACTTGGCTGTCAGCTTCAGTACTCTCGGGGCTTACTGGAATGCCTGTGGGTGCAGGGGTGTGAGTCTGAACGGGACCCCTGCGCCATGGCACTGCCCTGTAGACCAGCTCACCTTCAGCCACCCTGTCAGCCCCGGGCGGAGGGTGAGTGGTCCTAggtgccctcccagcctctctgTCCCCCAGCTTCAGAGCTGCCCTAACtagttccttcctttttctttatttttttaaaagattttatttatttattcatgagagacaccgagagaggctgagacacagacagagggagaagcaggctccctgcagggagcccgatgtgggacctgatcccagaagcccggggtcatgacctgagccaaaggtagacgctcaaacattgagccccccaggctcccattcttcctttttctttaatgaacCCATTGTGCGCATTAGCACAGGGATCTTTGATTCCAAGAAGTGACCTGGGCCCTGGTCAGAGGGACAGAAAGACCTCATGGCAGGCAGCTCAGGCTGGATATGGGAAGAGGTAGGTCCGACCTAGTAGCCTCTGGTCAGGCCCTCCTGGCCCAGTGGGGGTTGTTGGGTGACTGGGGACCATAGAATCTGCGGGTCCTCATTCTCATTTGTGCCATTTTTGTGTGCTGGGCCTCCCAGGGCAGGACTGGGGGGTGAGCATTGCTGCATCCCGCCCCCCCCCTTGTGTGTTTCCTGGGGAAGTGACCCACTGGGGCCTTTCCTGTGTAAACTGCTGTGGGCTCTAGGCAGCAGAGCCAGCTTCAAGGTGGGGGATGTTGGATGCTCCCACTTTCCTCTGACCTTGACTCTTATAGTCTCCTGCCCCTAACCTCTCCCAGTGGCCCTGGGTCCTGCTACAGGCCTTCCCTGTAGCGTATTCTGAACTCTGGACTCTGTTTGTGTAGGAAGTGGGGGCTGAGAAGGTCCGAGCAGAGGGCCATGGGCCTGgcctgaggggcagggaggggatgtGGTGCAGAAGCACTTAAGTGGAAGCCCAGGCTTGTCTGAGGAGTGAGTTCCCCAGCACCACGGGCATCCCATTCGAGGTTTTCCAGCCCCTGGTCCAGGATGCTGAAGTGTGTGAAGACAGAGGATACTGGCTTGGCTGGACCTATGGGGCTTGGGGTCCCTCGTTCCTCTGAAATTTCTGAGTTGCCTCATGGCCCAGAAGTGCGAGGTGAGGGCCTGCAGATTCCCACTTCCCTCCCAGTACAGGGCAAGCCCATCTTTCCTGAACCCCCAGCCCAGGCATTGAGCAGTTGGTGACTGCCAGGTGGTCCTACTCTACCCACGCTTTCTGCCATTAGGATTTTCAAGTTGGGCTTTTATgctggggatgggggcagagccTGTTGTCTCTGGCTGCAAAACTGGGCCCTATCTTTCCCAGAAGTGGGCTGAAGTGAGAGCCTGTTGGGAAAATGATGGGGGACAGTCCAGCCATGACCCCAGCCCCTACCCTCGGGACCAGCAGGAGAGTTAGTGTCTTTCACTCTAGTGGGAGGCCCAGACCACACTGGTGGCCCTCGTGGGAGGCACTGGAGGTCTTTTTCTCCTAGGCAGGGGCGTGGGTGATGTCTGGGATGATGTCCTCACAGAGGAAAAGACACCAGGGCTGGGTGTCTAGaacctgggatcctgccctgtgTCCCATGCTGTCCCTGCTGGTTACCCCTATCCTTGGCCCACGTTTCTGGCTCATCCTGTTGAAGCATTCAGCTCCTGAGTTGGAGTCCGCTGTCCCTATCAAACCTGAGCAACTAGGGCCATCTGTCCTCTCTCACCTGAGGGATCAGCCCTGGtcccctgctgagctgggagcctgatgtgatgcagtgctggatcccaggacttggagatcatgacctgagcccaaggcagactctcagccatctgagccacacaggagctCCTCCTCCAGATTTTTACTCCCATCCCACAGGTGGGAAGCAGCTTCAGAGAACTGTAGTGCCATTCATAGGGCTGGTGTGTAAGtacccagctcagagcccagtgtGGACCTGGCCTCGTCTGCCTCTGGCCTCTGCTCTCAGCCACAGCTCCCCCAGCCTGGCCCGCCCTCCTGGGAGGCAGTTTCTGGGCCTGAGCAGAAGCTGAGAAGTCAGTCGGGCCAGAATTGGGTCAGATTTCCCTGCTGCAGCCAAGGAAGAGTCTCCCGAGTCTGCCTGGGAccagcaactcttgatctggagACAGATGCGCTGATTCCATCCTCAGCCCCCACCTACCAGGCGGGGGATGCTTTGGGTCTAGACCGAAGCCCTGGCTGCCTAGACAAGTTTTGCACCTCTCAGACACTCTGTCCCTCATCTGTAGGACGGGGACAGTCCCATGAATGACATCAAGAGCTGTAAATGAAGGACATGAGCAGAGCAGCCAGGCGGCACCTGGCACAATGTGAGTCCACTGGGTGATGACCCCAGTCTAGGGCCACTGTAGCACTGCCGCAGCCCCTCCTTGAGCCTCAGGAGCCACTTGCCAAGGGAggaccctctccccctcccaccacacacacacgaAGGTGTTAGGAAGCATCCCTGTCTGGATAGACACTGTAGATGGAGAAATAGATGTGTTTCCCCACGTCATCTGTCAGAGCCCTGGATCCCTGCCGGTCAGGACCCAGCCAAGGAACCATGAGGCCACAGTCTGGGCCCTTTCCAGAGCAGAGAGCAGGCTGGGCTGGGTGTAGGGACAGAGCTACATGAAAGGTTGGAAGTGGACTCATTGCTGGGGTCCCTGGGCACCCAGTCCCTTTGTGTTCCCTGGGAGGGAGACTGAGGCTTAGGGGCAGCTTGGTGactgtctcagggtcctggtgaCAGGGGGGACTGCTCTCTGGTCTTGCTTTTCACACTTTTCCCTGAGAAAGCCTGAGTCCCGTGACCCCTTGGCCTTGTCTTTCCTTCCCACTATATGGGCCCCCCCTGagccccctccactcccccccaccccccacccagcccctcaccctcaccctcaccctccgCATAGCCACAATGGCTCCAAAGCTGCTGGCTCAGGAGCCACCAGCTTTTGCTGAGTGAGCAAGTCCAGAGGTGCTGTCTTGGCACAAACCACTGTTGGCTGAgccctctcccttcctgcctccctccctcggCAGGGTCTGTTGCAAaggggggggtgggtgtgggggtgtgtggatggacagtgggggggggaggcggggacaGAGGCTGCTGGCCGGGGCACCACCCCTAGGGTCTCCCGCTTCAGGGAGCGGAGGgtcctgaggcccagaggggggtGTTTGAGGTCATGAGGCCAACCGGCGAGCGCCACCCGTGGAGGGCCAGGACCGCGCCCCGCCAGGTTCAGGGCACAGGAAGGCAGTGGGCCCCGTCCGGGCTGTTTGACAGAATCTTCCTGCCCCATCTCCTGGCCCTGGCTGcgtcctccctcccctcctgcccaccctgaGTGGGGTAGGATTTGCATCAAATCTGCATTAACAATAGCCTAGAAGGCAGTTCCTTTATGAGCCTTGTGTGTgccggggtttttttttttttaatttattttattttattttatttatttatttatgatagataaatagatacatagatagatggatagaggcagagacacaggcagagggagaagcaggctccatgccccgggagcccgacgtgggattcgatcccgggtctccaggatcgcgccctgggccaaaggcaggcgctaaaccgctgcgccacccagggatcccctgtgccgGGGCTTTGTGCACGTCAGATCCGCTTGGTGACCCTCGAGGTGGAGCCGTGGCAATGGTCCCCCGCCTTGCAGAAATGGAGAGCCAACGCATTTCGTCATCTGTGGACCAACACAGACTGAGCACTGGCTGCGTGCCGATCCCGGCCCTAGAGGGGGTTGGCACAGATGAAGGAGTCCTGTCCCTGCCCCAAGGAGACCCTGTGTTGGCTCATCCCGCCCTGGTGACAAGCCAGTGGCAGCCTCGCGGGTAGGGTTGCTGTTTCAcagaggggcccagggcagcctcagtggcagGCGTGGTCCTCAGGGCCGGTCCTGGGCTCAGCGCTGGGGCTCCGAACCCCAGCCTGTGTCTGCTTTTTGCCTCACAGCCAGCCCCACCCAGACGAGGGCCACCCGCCGCCCCTTGAAACCGTCCCGGTCTCCTGGAAGGGCTGCAGGGAGTCCCCCGGAGGCCCGGCAGAGAGCCCTGCTGGGGAGGAGGCCCAAGGTGAGGACAGCCCCACGGCTGCGCAGCTGGACGTGTTGCGCCTGCGAAGCTCTTCCATGGAGATCCGTGAGAAGGGCTCAGAGTTCCTGAAGGAGGAGCTGCACAAAGCCCAGAAGGTGGGGCTCTGGGGGTGGTAGGGCTCGGGGCCTACCTGGAGGCTCCCGTCAGGGCCACCTGCCTGCACAGACgctggggctgggcctgaggGAGCACAGAGGAGAAACCAGTGCTTGTGACTCTGGAGGATTTTTTAGGAGTCTTGACTTCTCCGAAAGCCCCTTCTAGGCAGCTGGGGTTGCAACATCATGCCGCAAGCTAAGTGGGAACTGCGTCGTCAACTGCAGGGCGACAGAGGAAGGGGGTTGGGGCCCAGGGCCAAGGAAGAGGACCCCGTGGTGGAGCCTGGTCAGGGGGCCTAGAGCCCCAGGGGGCTGACAGCCACTCTCCCCGAACCCCCAGGAGCTGCAGCTGAAGGACGAGGAGTGTGAGCGGCTGTCCAAGGTGCGGGAGCAGCTGGAacaggagctggaggagctgaCGGCCAGCCTGTTTGAGGTACAGGCCTGCTGGCTGGGGGACAGGTTGGGGAGCAGGTCTGTGGGGTGCGCTGGCGCCTCATCACTCACGCAGAGCCTCCCTGCTTCCCAGGAAGCCCACAGAATGGTGCGGGAAGCCAACATGAAGCAGGCAGCGTCAGAAAAGCAGCTGAAGGAGGCGCGGGGCAAGGTGAGGTCCCCACCACTCCGGCCCAGCCAGAGCTCCCCTCGAGTCAGCTTTGGCTACCTGATCGGACCCTCGCACCCCCGCGTGTCCCAGGGTTGTGGGGCAGTGGGGATGGGCAGACCCTGCGGCCTAGGAAAGTGAAGCGGGGGTCTGAGATGCTACAGCTGAAATCCAACTCCCCAGCACTCGGGCAGTATTTCCAGCGCACAGAGACCTTTCTGGGGCTTACTAGGGCGGGGCGGATCCTGTAGTCCTTACAGTCTCTTTCCTGCCTGCCTTACTCTCCTTACAAAGCAAAAACCTTGTCTGGCCACGTGAGCCGGGGCAGGGAAGTTCTTCCTCTTTTCAGAGTCTGTTTGTACGTCTGTCAAATGTGAGGGCTGGGTAGTTCCTGGCTCCTGGGCCCCTCGGTGGGAGGCCCAGCCACCTCCTGGACAGGTGCCTCCAACAGAGCCCTGGCAtactgtgtgacctcgggcaggcCACAGTCGCTCTCCGAGCCTCCCTTGCCCTCTCTAAAGCGGAGGTCTCATGCTGTTCCAAGGATGACAGGCCGGGTTACATGCCAGTCACTGCTGGGACAGGTTATCCTGAGCTGGGGTGGCTGGAGGTTGGCAGCCAGGCCCGCATTAGGCCTTGACAGCCATCTCATCCCGGCCAGATCGACATGCTGCAGGCGGAGGTGACCGCCTTGAAGACCCTGGTCCTCACATCCACACCAGCCTCTCCCAATCGCGAGCTGCACCCACAGCTGCTGAGCCCCACCAAGGCTGGACCCCGCAAGGGCCACTTGCGACATAAGAGCACCAGCAGCGCCCTTTGCCCCGCCATGTGCCCCACTGCCGGACATCCCCTCACCCCGGACAAGGAGGGCAAAGAGGTGAGGGGTGGCAGGAAAGGGAGACACGGTCTCAGTGTCAGCCAGGCAGGGGGGCCCAGTGGGGAGTCCTGACCCCTCGCTGTGTGACCTGGAGCCTGGCCTGCcatctctgggtctctgtgtccCCTGTCTGGGAGGGCTGCGCAGGTTTTTTGTGATAGGAGGTTTGGCCCTCAGCCTATGAATGTACCGTGTGTACCCCTCCTGTGTGCCATGAGGGCCTGGTAACCCCTCCACAACCCTCCAGTAGTAGGTGGTACTCTGTGCACCCGAGactggcctggggcctgggggcctggcctaggtgagggggatggggagagttCTTCAGGAAGACATATTCTCTGAGCCTAAAGAGGCCACTGCTGGGCCTCTGGGGACAAGCTGCTTGGGCCCTGCATGCCCATAGCCCTGAGGTCCAGGACCAGCTTGTGACATCCCTGGATTTGAAGGTCCTCAGTGCCTCTGGCTGTGGTACCTGGACAAGCACAGACTTTTGGGgctgtctccctccctgcctctgagcTGGGTACATGGGGTACTTGGTCCAGGCGGGCAGTGGGCTCTGATGTCCTTGGCCGTAGGTCTTTGGGCAAGTAAAGGCACCTGccagagcctcagcttcctcacatAAGTAGCGCCTCCTGGGGCCATGCAGACCCACAAGACCGGGGTGCTGGTTGCTCAGCTCAGGGCTGCACCCAGTGAACCCCACCAGGGCTGCAGGGGGACCCAGGCTCCTGTGAAGCAAGGCGGCCCCCATCTCCATGCTGCCCCGTGTCTCTGGGGCTTCCAGGGAGAAAGCGCGGGCTAGGCCTCTCCCCCACTTCTGAGTCCTCAGCTTCTAACTGGACACTAACATCTCCTCCCTACTGTCTGTTCTGTCTCTGTGCATCTGTCcgtctgtctctctttgtctgcccctccccccagcctgggctgccccccttcctctccctgctcctctgcgTGGTCCCCAGCAAAGCTGTTCAACTCACCTATGAGCCGGCCTGGCAGCTCCTGCCTGGGGAGCCACCTACGGCCCCCTCCTCTGctacctctctctccttttcccaacaGGTAATGGCTCTGGAGAGGGGccgcccctctgcccctgcccagcctcaTTCTCGCTGCACATGCCCCAGGGCAACCAGCTAGTCATCTGTCCCCAGGGAGGCAGCCCGTGTGTGTTCCTTCTATGTGCGTGGGCCTGTGTGTGCCATGGTACCTGCGTGTGGGGGGTACCTGCAGGGCCGGTCTTCAGCTTTTCCTcctccaggaggcagagaggttGTTAGGGACGAGGCCCTGGACCAAAGTCTGTAACCTCATAGAGCCGAGAAGCTAAAAGCACACCTAGATATGAAAGCTTGAGTTCTGAGGCCTTCAGTGCAGAGGGAAGGAAGTAGTTCTTCTTGGGAACTCTGCCCCCCTGCTTAGCCACTGGGGACAGACCCGCTGGCAGGCTGGGGCCTGCCCTGCAACCCTCCTGGCCCCTCACCTCGTTCAGTTCTGCCTATCCCTGCCatgctgcccccctgccccccgaccCGGCGTCTGACTGCCCCATCAGGCTCACCCTCCCCCACAGGTGGACACAACCCTATTCGCAGAGTTCCAGGCCTGGAGGGAGTCACCCACCCTGGACAAGACCTGCCCCTTCCTTGAGAGGGTGTACCGGGAGGACGTGGGCCCCTGCCTGGACTTCACGATGCAGGAGGTGAGGCAGAGGGCAgctggccccaggcccagcctctcACGGAGGCCAGCCCCTCACTGACCCACCTGCTGCCCTGCTCTGCCGCAGCTCTCAGCACTGGTACGGGCCGCCGTGGAGGACAACACGCTCACCATCGAGCCCGTGGCCTCGCAGACACTGCCTGCAGTGAAGGTGGCTGCAGTCGAGTGTGGCAGCACCAAGTGAGCTTGGcgtccttcctcctttcctgccCGCCACACCTAGCCTGGTGCTCTGCCAGCTGGGGACTGAGCCTCAGGCCTGCCTCCTAGGGTCCTGGTGTGGGTCCTGCAGGGGGTGTGGCTGGGGACTGAGCCTCAGGCCTGCCTCCTAGGGTCCTGGTGTGGGTCCTGCAGGGGGTGTGGCTGGTGACTGAACCTCAGGCCTGCCTCCTGGGGTCCTGATCTTGCAGGGAGTGTGGCTGAGGACTGAGCTTCCTGGTGTGGGTCCCCCGTGGGTGAGGGGGCGCACAGGCCTGGCTGGGGAGGATTGCAGAGGCATGCAGGGTGGGGAGGCATCTCTGGCAGAAATTCCTGCCTCTAGTCATAGATCCTCAGGCCTTCCGGGGAGCCCGGGAACTGGAGCCTCCCTCTTCTTGGCTGGCCTGACAGGCATCTCTCTCCCACAGTGGGTTCTGGGCTCTGACTGATGTGTAAGTGATGTCAGCTGCCAGCTCCCCTTGTGCTAATAAATAACCAAACAGCCCTGGCATCTTGTCCTTCCTGCCATTCAGCTGCCATCGAGCAGGACTCACAGCAGAACAAAATAGCCAGGGTGGAAGCAAGGGCAGAGATGGGGAGCACTTTCCTTCGGCAGCCCAGGATTTGACCTGCCAGGGATGCCCCACTGGGGAGACTTGTCACAGAGGGGAACATTTgagctgggttttgaaggatggaTCGGAGTTTGCCAAGTAGGCAAGGGcctttcaggcagagggaaaaaaatgaatgaaggttTGAAAAGCCGGGGTATTAATGGAAACATCACTGGATTTGTGGGCAGAGCAgtagggtgggtggggagataggGCTGAGGCTGCAGAGGCTGTTTGGGGCCAGAGTGTCAAGGGCCTTGAATGGGGTTTGGGGTTTGACCCATTAGGCCAGCATTTCACAAAATCATCAATAGATGTTTCCTGAAAAGAGGGCTGCTGAATCCAATCAGAGTCCCAGTGAACCTGGAGACAGCAAGGCACTGATAAGTCCTGCAGCCAGGAGCCTCCTTAACCTTCCTCTGCTCCAGAGTCTCCATAATGGTTTCCTGGGCAGTAGGAAAATGGCAGGGAAAGATGATGGGCTAGATGGGAGCTTTTGAAGGAGCCCCTGGCTGTAgtgcagagaaggggagaggcaaGGCAAAGAGCTGGTTGGAGGATCCGAAGGGATTCAAGCAAAAGCCCCTGCTAGCATGACCTTGCCTGAGGACTTGCTAGCCAAGTGGAGGAGAGAGTGGACTCGTTCAGTTGGGAAGGAGTGACGAAGTCCAAGGGCCCCAGTAAAGTAGGGGGTGTGTTTGGAGGGCCTGCAGAGAGTGGAGCTTTGGTATACCTGGCATGGGGTTGACGGAGCTCTCCTGCCCTCCAGGGGCAGGGTAGGGGGTTGAGGGGTGGGATCTAGCTTAGGTCAGAGGCCTGTCCCAGGGCCCTCCTTGGcctggccctggggtcctggggaagCTGGGGTCGAGGGAGAGGATGCCCGACTGCACACCTCAGTCTGctggcctctccctccctctgtgcatGCTTGGTGCATGAGCCGGGCAGgcaagcccccccgcccccagcctccatGGCCCCCTCTGCTTTCTTCTAGCACCTGTGCCCTGAGCGGACTGGCTCGTGCCTGTCGCCACCGAATCCGGCTTGGGGACTCTGAGAGCCACTACTACATCTCGCCGTCCTCCCGGGCCAGGGTGAGTCATCCAGAAGGAGACTGGATGTACCCGTACCCTAACCTGGCTTCTTAGGGGCAACTGGGGCTGGGACGCTGGGCCCTAGGCCTGAGAGCGCAACCTTGATCTGCAGAGTAGGGCCTGGGCTCAGAGAGATCTGGAGACTGGCTCAGACCACGTAGCCAAGCCTGGTGAATTAGTTAGTTGGTGCATAACCAGTTGccataaactgagtggcttaGAACAACCCCCATTTATAACTGTGGTCTCCCCAGGGCAGAAGTCAGCCTAGTTTCGTGGGTTCTTCTGCTCAGGGCCTCATGGGCTTGCGGTCAAGGAGCAGGTTGGCCGCGTCCTTCCTTGGGAGACGGTGGTCCTCTTCTGAGCTCACACGgctgttggcaggattcagtccCTGTTGGCCTGCCGAAACCTAATCGTGGGAGTGACATTAGAATTCaggttagggcagcccgggtggctcagcggtttagcgccgccttcagcccagggcgtgatcctggagacccgggatctagtcccacgtcgggctccctgcatggagcctgcttctccctctgcctgtgtctctgcctctctctctctttctttccccctctctgtctctcattaataaataaataaatcttaaaaaaataataattcaggtTAAAGTTCCAGGCTCCTGACTCCCAGCTCAGGCTCTGGCCCCAGGCTTTTGGGAAGGTTCTGGGGCATGTGTGTTACTCGAACCTGACAGCCAATGGTGGGTGCCACAAGGCTTCCAGGAATCCCAGAGTCCGCCCTCACCTGCCAAGTGGCACAGGCAGGGTCAGTGGACCTCACTgagctggggggtgaggggtgataAGGTGGGGTGGTCTCCGTTCCTCTGTCCCCTGACAAACTGTGAACAGGATTGTGAAGAACCAAAGAGAATGTGTTAGAATGATTCTGAAGCTTGGTTCAAAGGTGACACTGCATGGGGCCCTGTTTGAGGAACCATCTCCCATCCTTGACCTACTAGAGAGTGCTCATTGAAGGGACAGATGGCCCCATTGTTGGGCAGCTTGTATGGTCCTGACAGCTTCTGCAGGGCGTCTGGAATGTTGTCCTGACACATCCCACAGCAGTGAGCCAAGCTCCTGTTTGCAGGTGGGGAGTCTGTGCCTTAGAAAGGAGGGtgtgagggatgcttgggtggctcagcggttgggcatctgccttcagctcaggttgtgatcccggagtcccaggatcgagtcccacatcaggctccctacatggaacctgcttctccctctgcctctctctctctctccatgtctctcatgaataaataaataaaatcttaaaaaaaaaaaaaagaaaggagggtgTGTATGGCCTAGACCTGGGGCGTCCCCATTCTGAACTCAGTCTGCCTTCCCTTGCAGCCTCTGCCCCTGCACTTCTGTGCCCCGAGCCCTTTCCAGTGGTCTCTCTCTGATCCCTACCAGGGCTCAACAGAAGGAACCGCGCCATTCGGTCCCTGGCAAAATTATATCTAGAACTGTGTTTCTTCCaagcctgcttgtctctgccgggcagagctgggatgggaGATGAGGATGGTGTGAAGTTTTAGAATGTAGTCTCCACCCTAAAGAGACTAAGGAACGTGGCATCCTTAGGGAGAAgaggtttctttttaatattttttttcaaagattttatttattcatgagagacagagagagaggcagagacacaggcagagggagaagcaggctccatgcagggagcctgatgcgggactcgatcctgggtctccaggatcatgccctgggctgacggctccaaaccgctgagccacccagggatctctctgtttaattttttttttttaaagattttattaaaaaaaataataaaataaaaagattttatttattcatgagagagagagacacaggcagagggagaagcaggctccttgcagggagccgggtgtggaactcaatcccgggactccaggatcattccctgggccaaaggcagatgctcaaccactgagccacccaggcgtccctaatcttttttttttttttttttaaagatttttatttatttattcatgagagacacagaggggcagagacacaggcagagggagaagcaggcttcccacggggaaCAGTACAGCCCTGGGGAAAGAACTCCACTGCTCGCTGCCACTGCTTGCTCACCAGCCTCCTCTCATGGGGGCCCATGGGCCCTTGGGAAACACCACAGCCTGGCACACAAGCTTCTCCTGCCCcaccctgtgccccccaccccagcccgctGCAGCCCCTCCTGAGCCACACTGGGTTAGTCCCTTGACTTGGGCACCTCCCCCCATGCTTCCCTGCTTTTGCCAGGGCCACCAATGCCCCTGAACCCACTTCATTCTCCTGGCAAGGATTCCTATGTGTTGAGGGCCTCCAGGACTGTTGCCCCCTTGCTGTAACTCTGGACCCCGTGGGCTCCCACACACTTGAAGTCTCTCCCCAGAGTGCTGATGTTCAGTCAGTGCTGTCGTGGGCACAGCTGCCAGCTGCCTTCTGCCCTGTCTTACATGGGGTTCCCTAGAAGCTGAGCCAAAGACGAAGATCTCATGCCATTcttaggaggagggagggaaacagaATAGGGGGTCGGGTGGGTAAAGGAGGCTGTGGCCTCAGCTGGAGTCTGGCTGCAACCCGCTCCATGGGGGCTCTGGAGCCCAGGGTGGGTTCCACGCTGAGACAAGGGAGCTGGCCTCTTACATGCTGCGTGCCCGCCAATACGCGGTACAGAGGGATACTGATGAGCCGCCAGTGGCCGGCAGGCTTCAGCAGTGGGAAGAGGCCTGGGCAAGGTACCAGCAGCACCCTTTTTGCAATAGGAGAGTCTTCATGGAAGGGCCCACGTCTGAGCCAATGTGGGGTCCAtggtgcccagcacagggcctggcatggaGCGGGCCTCCGGCCAGGTTGAGGGCTTCAGGCCTGGggaatccagggcagccccagggagcAGCTTCTGATCCCCCTGCCTGTCCTGGCGTTCCAGGGAGGCCAGGGCCTTGGGCACCCAGAGCAGGCAGGGCCCTCAGGATGAGCGGGGACTCTAGGGCAGGCTGCCTGGTTTCATTTTCCAGCTCAGCCACTTAACTATCTCTGTGGCCCCGGTAATCATCATCTGGTAGTTCTGTTTCTGGAGTCTGTTTTCCTCATGTGTGAAATGGGAATGATACGCGTGTCTGCCTCCCTGGGTGCATGTGC
The Canis lupus familiaris isolate Mischka breed German Shepherd chromosome 18, alternate assembly UU_Cfam_GSD_1.0, whole genome shotgun sequence genome window above contains:
- the RAB3IL1 gene encoding guanine nucleotide exchange factor for Rab-3A isoform X12 produces the protein MDDPKEHSRCPARGSCPVFLALSSGAVRYAPSVLGPAPEGNLEEEPWDTDSQPHPDEGHPPPLETVPVSWKGCRESPGGPAESPAGEEAQGEDSPTAAQLDVLRLRSSSMEIREKGSEFLKEELHKAQKELQLKDEECERLSKVREQLEQELEELTASLFEEAHRMVREANMKQAASEKQLKEARGKVDTTLFAEFQAWRESPTLDKTCPFLERVYREDVGPCLDFTMQELSALVRAAVEDNTLTIEPVASQTLPAVKVAAVECGSTNTCALSGLARACRHRIRLGDSESHYYISPSSRARITAVCNFFTYIRYIQQGLVRQEVEPMFWEITRLRKEMSLAKLGFFPQEA
- the RAB3IL1 gene encoding guanine nucleotide exchange factor for Rab-3A isoform X5: MWSGRWWSSPGLQQALPLPQWPGKAGSWKMWPEWGAWYSCKLLGQLASPTQTRATRRPLKPSRSPGRAAGSPPEARQRALLGRRPKELQLKDEECERLSKVREQLEQELEELTASLFEEAHRMVREANMKQAASEKQLKEARGKIDMLQAEVTALKTLVLTSTPASPNRELHPQLLSPTKAGPRKGHLRHKSTSSALCPAMCPTAGHPLTPDKEGKEPGLPPFLSLLLCVVPSKAVQLTYEPAWQLLPGEPPTAPSSATSLSFSQQVDTTLFAEFQAWRESPTLDKTCPFLERVYREDVGPCLDFTMQELSALVRAAVEDNTLTIEPVASQTLPAVKVAAVECGSTNTCALSGLARACRHRIRLGDSESHYYISPSSRARITAVCNFFTYIRYIQQGLVRQEVEPMFWEITRLRKEMSLAKLGFFPQEA
- the RAB3IL1 gene encoding guanine nucleotide exchange factor for Rab-3A isoform X7, which produces MWSGRWWSSPGLQQALPLPQWPGKAGSWKMWPEWASPTQTRATRRPLKPSRSPGRAAGSPPEARQRALLGRRPKELQLKDEECERLSKVREQLEQELEELTASLFEEAHRMVREANMKQAASEKQLKEARGKIDMLQAEVTALKTLVLTSTPASPNRELHPQLLSPTKAGPRKGHLRHKSTSSALCPAMCPTAGHPLTPDKEGKEPGLPPFLSLLLCVVPSKAVQLTYEPAWQLLPGEPPTAPSSATSLSFSQQVDTTLFAEFQAWRESPTLDKTCPFLERVYREDVGPCLDFTMQELSALVRAAVEDNTLTIEPVASQTLPAVKVAAVECGSTNTCALSGLARACRHRIRLGDSESHYYISPSSRARITAVCNFFTYIRYIQQGLVRQEVEPMFWEITRLRKEMSLAKLGFFPQEA